From one Streptococcus pneumoniae genomic stretch:
- a CDS encoding transposase family protein, with protein sequence MEHINNTTQLIGIKDKHITIMEVLKTDSHLIIKATLDYLPPLCPHCQGKMGKYDFQRVSTIPFLDVQAMPTVIKLRKRRFQCKQCRRVTVAETPLVRKNYQISEPVWQKMTADHTERLTNSDIAKKNHVSVSTVQRKLTQFTFKEDFSRLPDILSWDEFF encoded by the coding sequence ATGGAACACATTAATAATACCACACAACTCATCGGAATAAAAGACAAACATATTACGATTATGGAAGTTCTGAAAACTGACTCCCATCTTATCATCAAAGCTACTCTAGATTACCTACCTCCTTTGTGCCCTCATTGCCAAGGTAAGATGGGAAAATATGATTTTCAACGAGTGTCCACCATTCCATTCCTAGACGTTCAAGCTATGCCTACTGTCATTAAATTACGGAAACGCCGTTTCCAGTGTAAACAGTGCCGGCGTGTCACCGTGGCTGAAACACCCCTGGTGAGAAAGAATTACCAAATTTCTGAACCTGTCTGGCAGAAAATGACGGCTGATCATACTGAAAGACTAACGAACTCTGATATCGCTAAGAAGAACCACGTGTCTGTCTCTACCGTACAGCGAAAGCTTACTCAATTCACCTTCAAAGAAGACTTCTCAAGACTTCCTGATATCCTATCTTGGGATGAATTCTTCTAG
- a CDS encoding IS30 family transposase codes for MSYHHFTIDERESILIYRTKGMTFSQIARLLHRHPSSISRELKRHSKQGNYSPSRAQTAYHLAKSHCGRKRKLEIDTELSQTVKHLFLECQWSPEEIEGRLRLERERPVISYQTIYRAIYRGHFDDTPLSHGARGGVRKLRHHGKTRHTQSHVEKRGKIPISHTIHERPTAANERSRIGDWEADTVAGKTGKACLVTLTDRHSRFLKIQKVAVKKSKLVIEAMVNMLESLPKETVTPDRGKEFSGHPELTEKLNVEVYFPDPHAPWQRGTNENTNGLLREYFPKGSDLTEVEHLIIQEWEDKLNNRPRKCLNWKTPYEIFYGINVHLI; via the coding sequence ATGAGCTACCATCATTTTACCATAGATGAACGAGAAAGTATTCTGATTTATCGTACTAAAGGGATGACCTTTTCTCAAATAGCACGACTATTACATCGGCACCCCTCAAGTATTAGCCGTGAATTAAAACGTCATTCAAAACAAGGCAACTATTCGCCTAGTAGGGCACAAACAGCTTATCATCTCGCTAAATCGCATTGTGGGCGAAAAAGGAAATTAGAAATAGACACTGAACTCAGTCAGACCGTCAAGCATCTTTTTCTTGAGTGTCAATGGTCGCCAGAAGAAATTGAGGGGCGATTACGTTTAGAACGAGAAAGACCCGTCATTAGTTATCAAACCATTTATAGAGCTATCTATCGCGGTCACTTTGACGACACGCCTCTTTCACATGGTGCTCGTGGGGGTGTTCGCAAACTTCGTCACCATGGTAAAACACGCCATACACAATCCCATGTGGAAAAGCGAGGAAAAATTCCTATTTCTCATACCATTCATGAGAGGCCAACAGCAGCTAATGAACGCTCGAGAATAGGTGATTGGGAAGCCGATACTGTTGCTGGAAAGACTGGAAAAGCTTGCCTAGTAACACTCACTGATAGGCATTCCCGCTTCCTCAAAATTCAGAAAGTAGCTGTCAAGAAAAGTAAATTGGTTATAGAAGCCATGGTAAATATGTTAGAGTCCCTACCAAAAGAAACAGTGACTCCTGATAGAGGTAAGGAATTCTCAGGACATCCTGAACTCACCGAGAAACTAAATGTCGAAGTCTATTTTCCTGATCCTCATGCTCCTTGGCAACGAGGAACAAACGAGAATACAAATGGCTTATTGCGAGAGTATTTTCCAAAAGGAAGTGACTTAACAGAGGTAGAACACTTGATCATTCAGGAATGGGAAGATAAATTAAACAACAGACCACGAAAATGTCTAAACTGGAAAACACCTTATGAAATTTTTTATGGGATAAATGTGCACTTAATTTGA
- a CDS encoding glucose-6-phosphate isomerase: MTHITFDYSKVLDKFVAPHEVDYMQAQVTAADELLRKGTGAGSDFLGWLDLPENYDKEEFDRILKAAEQIKSDSDVLVVIGIGGSYLGAKAAIDFLNHHFANLQTKEERKAPQILYAGNSISSTYLADLVEYVSDKEFSVNVISKSGTTTEPAIAFRVFKELLIQKYGQEEANKRIYATTDREKGAVKVEADANGWETFVVPDDIGGRFSVLTAVGLLPIAASGADIKALMDGANAARKAYTSDKIAENEAYQYAALRNILYRKGYATEILVNYEPSLQYFSEWWKQLAGESEGKDQKGIYPTSANFSTDLHSLGQFIQEGARILFETVIRVDKPRKNVIIPEFEEDLDGLGYIQGKDVDFVNKKATDGVLLAHTDGDVPNMFVTLPEQDEFTLGYVIYFFELAIALSGYLNAINPFDQPGVEAYKKNMFALLGKPGFEELSKELNARL; the protein is encoded by the coding sequence ATGACACATATTACATTTGATTATTCAAAAGTTTTGGATAAATTTGTAGCGCCACATGAAGTGGACTATATGCAAGCACAGGTAACAGCGGCAGATGAGTTGTTGCGTAAAGGAACAGGCGCAGGCAGCGACTTCTTGGGCTGGTTGGATCTTCCTGAAAACTATGATAAGGAAGAATTTGATCGTATTTTGAAGGCAGCTGAGCAAATCAAATCTGATAGCGATGTTTTGGTCGTTATCGGAATTGGGGGTTCTTACCTTGGAGCTAAGGCAGCGATTGATTTCTTGAATCATCACTTTGCAAACTTGCAAACAAAAGAAGAGCGTAAAGCACCGCAAATTTTGTATGCTGGAAACTCTATTTCATCTACTTACTTGGCTGACTTGGTAGAATACGTTTCAGACAAAGAATTTTCTGTTAACGTGATTTCAAAATCAGGTACAACCACAGAACCAGCGATTGCTTTCCGTGTTTTCAAAGAGTTGTTGATTCAAAAATATGGTCAAGAAGAAGCCAACAAGCGGATTTATGCGACAACAGACCGTGAAAAAGGTGCGGTAAAAGTTGAAGCAGATGCAAACGGTTGGGAAACATTTGTGGTGCCAGATGATATTGGCGGACGATTCTCTGTGTTGACAGCAGTGGGCTTACTTCCAATTGCAGCTTCTGGTGCGGATATCAAAGCTTTGATGGATGGTGCAAATGCGGCTCGTAAAGCCTATACATCCGATAAGATTGCTGAAAATGAAGCGTATCAATATGCAGCACTTCGCAATATCTTGTACCGCAAGGGCTATGCGACTGAAATCTTGGTTAATTATGAGCCATCTCTTCAATACTTTAGCGAATGGTGGAAACAATTAGCAGGGGAATCAGAAGGAAAAGACCAAAAAGGGATTTACCCAACATCTGCCAACTTCTCAACAGACTTGCACTCACTTGGTCAATTTATCCAAGAAGGCGCTCGTATCCTATTTGAAACAGTTATCCGTGTGGATAAACCTCGTAAAAATGTGATTATCCCTGAATTTGAAGAAGATTTGGACGGACTTGGCTACATCCAAGGAAAAGATGTGGACTTTGTCAATAAAAAAGCGACCGACGGTGTTCTTCTTGCTCACACAGACGGCGATGTGCCAAACATGTTTGTGACGCTTCCAGAACAAGATGAATTTACTCTTGGATATGTGATCTACTTCTTCGAGCTTGCTATTGCCCTTTCTGGTTACTTGAATGCGATTAACCCATTTGACCAACCAGGGGTAGAAGCGTATAAGAAAAATATGTTTGCTCTTCTTGGAAAACCTGGATTTGAAGAATTGAGCAAAGAATTGAATGCTCGCTTGTAA
- a CDS encoding DMT family transporter produces MNQYQKRIFKGILYALFSGVIWGICGILGEYFFSHYQVSSGWITSTRLVIAGVSVLLLSASQQGMAIFEIWKCRRSFLPFLAYAILGVFSVQFFFYLCIESSNAATATILQFVSPVFILLYNHVMKRQKASLLAIVYIALAMIGVALMATKGDFSTLAITPFALVTGLLSAIAVGFNVILPQRFAKNYGFINTVGWGMLVAGLLSNSLYPMTKVTFTLDWVSVAIILTITLFGTALSFLVSMKAASLVSPLIVSVIGASEPLSSAFLSVLFLGLQMDWILLIAMTLVVVPMVFLSIEESRTGQEMH; encoded by the coding sequence ATGAATCAGTATCAGAAACGTATCTTTAAGGGGATTTTATATGCTTTATTCTCTGGGGTGATCTGGGGGATTTGTGGCATTTTAGGAGAGTATTTTTTCAGTCATTATCAGGTGTCCTCAGGGTGGATTACCTCAACTCGTTTGGTGATTGCAGGGGTGAGTGTCTTGTTGCTATCTGCGAGTCAACAGGGAATGGCGATTTTTGAGATTTGGAAATGTCGGCGCTCTTTTCTTCCTTTTTTAGCCTATGCGATTTTGGGAGTCTTTTCGGTTCAGTTTTTCTTTTATCTCTGTATCGAATCTTCTAATGCTGCAACGGCAACGATTTTGCAGTTTGTGAGTCCTGTGTTTATCCTTCTTTATAATCACGTGATGAAGCGGCAAAAAGCGTCTCTTTTAGCTATTGTCTATATTGCATTAGCGATGATTGGGGTGGCTTTAATGGCTACTAAAGGGGATTTTTCGACTTTAGCGATTACACCTTTTGCGCTAGTGACTGGTCTTTTAAGTGCTATTGCAGTAGGATTTAATGTGATTTTACCCCAGCGGTTTGCAAAGAATTATGGCTTTATCAATACGGTTGGTTGGGGAATGTTAGTGGCAGGGCTTTTGAGTAATAGTCTGTATCCGATGACGAAAGTGACGTTTACGCTTGATTGGGTGAGTGTAGCCATTATTTTAACGATTACCTTATTTGGAACAGCTCTCTCTTTTCTAGTGTCTATGAAAGCAGCTTCCTTGGTTTCTCCCTTGATTGTATCTGTCATTGGCGCTAGTGAGCCTTTGTCTTCGGCTTTCTTGAGCGTTCTTTTTCTAGGCTTGCAGATGGATTGGATTTTATTGATCGCTATGACTTTGGTTGTGGTGCCTATGGTTTTTCTATCTATTGAAGAATCTCGTACAGGTCAAGAAATGCATTAA
- the rnpA gene encoding ribonuclease P protein component — MKKSYRVKREKDFNAIFKEGQNFANRKFVVYKLENHHKHFRAGLSVSKKLGNAVVRNQIKRRIRHILMAHQINVKALDFVIIARKGAEVLTYQELEKNLLHVLKIAKIYQEGYDCEKEK, encoded by the coding sequence TTGAAGAAAAGCTATCGCGTCAAGAGAGAAAAAGATTTCAATGCGATTTTCAAGGAAGGACAAAACTTCGCAAATCGGAAGTTTGTTGTTTATAAATTGGAAAATCATCACAAACATTTTCGGGCAGGATTGTCAGTGAGTAAAAAATTAGGCAATGCTGTGGTGCGAAATCAGATTAAGCGCAGGATTCGTCATATTTTAATGGCGCATCAAATCAATGTGAAAGCGCTTGATTTTGTAATTATCGCACGCAAAGGCGCAGAAGTTCTGACCTACCAAGAGTTAGAAAAGAATCTACTCCATGTATTAAAAATAGCAAAAATCTATCAGGAAGGTTATGATTGTGAAAAAGAAAAGTAG